The sequence GGAGCTCGAGGCCGCTGGGATCAGCGTGGACCGCCACACGATCCAGCTCGAAAAACCGATCAAGACATCCGGCAAGACCGTGGTGGAGATCAAGCTCAACCCGCAGGTCAGCGCACAGCTCACAATCACCGTCGATGCCGGCGATGTGGCCGAGGAGGCCTGACTTCCAATCTTCAGCTTTCAGCAAAAAAAAGCCGGTTCCGATTGGAACCGGCTTTTTTGTTGGTTTGCCCGGGGAATTGGAAATTGATTGTTGAAACTCCAACGTCGATCATCGCCGGATGATTCAGGCGCGCAAGATCATGTATCCGGTTTCCCAGCCGCTGCGCCAGTATCTTTATCGCTTCGACCGCCTCCGGGACATCCCACGCGTATATGCGGAGCTGACCCGCTTCACCGGCGCGGTGCCCTATGATGATCCGCAGGGCAGGGAAACCCTCTGGCTGACCGTAATGTACCCTCCCGGGGTGCTCGAAGAGCTCCAGCACCGGCTGATCTGCATCTACAGCGAGCTGAAAATCGGGCGCAACGCCGTCGAGCACGACCACCTCCTTGTGGATCGCATCGACTTCGGCGATTTCGGCAATTCCAAGCCCTTCCGCATCCGAGTCACGAACCTGTTCAACGACAACTCCGACTACTTCTACGTGAAGCAGGCGGATGCCTCCCGCATCTACGGCCTGGAGCTGGAGCACATCCTCTCGCCGAACCGGATCAACTACATGGTGAAGGGCAACACCCTCATCGAGGAGCACATCGCCGGCGTCCCGGGCGATGTGTTCCTGCGCGATTACCTCCCGGACCCGAAGCTCAACAAGGTGCGCATCGCCAAGGAATTCACGAAATTCACCGAGCGCTCCTTCATCCGCCTGCTCGGCGACATGCGCAGCGTGAACTACATCGTCGACATCACCCCGGATTTCGAGGAGGTGCAATACCGCGTCCGCCCCATCGACTTCGACCAGCAGTCCTACGAGGGCAGCGGAAACATCTACCTCGCCTTCCGCTTCAACTCGAACCGCCCCGTAACCCGCCTCGCCTTCGATGTGCTCAACCGCAAATCCATCGACCAATACGTCAATGAGGAGCACTCCCAGATGGCACGGCGGGCGAAAGTGGAATCGACGCGCCTGCGCGCCCTTCTCGGGATCATGCGACGCGAGGAGATCGCCCCGGCGGAACACGTGGAGAGGCTTGCCAAAGACCTCGACCGCATGCACGGCACCAGCGATTTCCGCGACTGCAAGTCCATGGGCGAGCTGACCGCAGAGCACATCTCCCTGATGCTCGGGGTGTGAGGGGCGGCGGCTTAGCTTTTGCCAGGCCCCTCGCAAAAGATCCGCCTCGCGACGAGCCGTATCCCCTCCAGCGTGAGATCCGGGTCAACGGCTCCGATTTCGCCAAGACCCCTGGCCGCGAATGCCGCCCCCCCGCCCGTCGCGACCACTTTCGTCCCCGCAGGCATCCCGGAAAGCATTCCCCGGAGTATCCCCGCCACCATCCCCCGGTGGCCGAAGACCGCCCCGGCCTCCATGGCTTCGACGGTGGTTTTCCCGATCGCGGAGACCGGCTCGCCGGCCTCGATGGACGGCAGCTGGGCGGTGCGTCCGGCCAGGTAGGAAGTCATCGCGGCCATCCCCGGTGCGATCGCACCTCCCAGGAAATCCCCATCCGCGGAAAGCGCGCTGAATGTCACAGCCGTGCCAAAATCCACCGCGATCCCGGGAAACCCGTGCCTCTCGCGCAGCGCCACGGCGTTGGCAAGTCGGTCGCTCCCGATCTGGTCCGGGTGCTCCAGGCAGAACCGGTAACCGAGCGGGCTCTCATGGTTGATGAAATGAACCGGTTTCTCCCCGCCGAAGTGTGAGGCGATCAGCCCGGCCTTCCCCGGAACCACGGAGGCCACCGCCACGGCCTCGAAACCAAGCCCGGCAAGCACCTTGTCCAGCGAGGCTGCACCCAGCTCCGCCGTCGGGAGCACCGCCCGCCAGTCCAGCAATCCCCTGCGGTCGCCAAGGGCGAGCTTGGTGCGGCTGTTCGAATTGTCGATCAGAAGCCAAGCCATGATTTCCCCCAGTCCGCCGATTTGAAAACCGCCTTGCCATCGCTGCCGAGGGAAGGCGGCCCGCTGTTCGTTTTCACCCGCAGCGAGCCATCGTTGGCGCGAAGATCCAGCTTTCCTTCGAGATCCCTCTCCGCCAGCCAGAACTTGAACCAGATATCGGTGAAACCCTTTTCGGGGCTGCCCGCGAAAGTCGTGTCCGCCGGCTCGTGCTCCGTGCCCTCCGCAGTCACCAAACGCACCCGCTTCCGCAGGTCATGTTCCGCATCGCCGCTCCTCTTCAGGTGCACTTCCACCCAGCGGTAGCCCTTGTCGCTGCTGACCTGCGCCGCAACCACCACGAAACGCGCCTTTGGGTCGGGTTCGCTGTCATACTCCGCCGTCCAGATCCGGGCGGCGGCGAATGTCAGCGCGACGATCAGCCCCGCAAGCAATCCCCGTAACATCTGGCGTTTCATCCCGGCCATTCCTAGCCCATACCCCGCCATCGGCAAACGAAAACGGGCGACCCCTCGCAGGAGCCGCCCGTTTTGTGAAAACCCGTTGGGTTGGGATTATGCGTGGCTGTCGGTGTAGGCGGGTGACCCGTGCTCGGCAACGTCGAGACCTTCCGCTTCCTCCTGTGCATCCACTCGGACACCTAGGGTGACCTTGAGGATGATGAAGAGGATCAGCGAGGCGATGAACGCGAAGGCGGAGATCGAAACCGTGCCGACGAGCTGTGTCATGAAGCTGATCTCGCCCCCGTTCAATCCGTCCTGGCCGAAGATGCCGACGGCCAATGTCCCCCACACGCCGCAGACGCCGTGGACGGAAATCGCACCGACAGGATCGTCGATCTTGATTTTGTCAAAGAAGAGCACGGAAACGACAACCAAAGCACCAGCGATGGCTCCCACAAGGACGGAACCCCAAGGGGTGATCGCACCGGCACCGGCCGTGATTCCGACGAGACCGGCAAGCATGCCGTTGAGCCCCATGGAGAGATCAGGCTTTTTGAGAACGATCCACGAAGTGAAGATCGCGGCAAGGCCGCCACCGAATCCGGCCATTGCGGTCGTGACAAACACTCGCGACACTCCCTCTGGGTCGGCGCTCAGGACGGAACCGCCGTTGAAGCCGAACCAACCGAGGAATAGGAGGAACACACCGATTGCAGCAAGCGGAAGGCTATGGGGAAGGATTGGCTTGACGCCATCCTTGGTGTATTTGCCGGCACGTGGGCCGAGGACGATGACAGCTGCGAGTGCAGCGAAGCCTCCGAAGGCATGGACGAGGGAGGAGCCTGCGAAGTCAACGAACTCGCCGCCGAATTTCTCTGCGCCGACGGTGTTGAGCCAGCCACCGATACCCCATTCCCAGGAGCCGGTGATCGGGTAAATGAAGGTCACGAGGAGCGTGGCGTAGATCATGAAGGATCCGAGCTTCACACGCTCGGCAACCGCTCCGGAAACGATGGTTGCAGCAGTAGCGGCAAACATGGCCTGGAAGATGAAGTCGGACCAGATGGTGTAACTGCCGTATTCGCCGGTGACATTCGCTGTGCGGGTCGCGTCGTCCGCGAAGCCGTTCATGAGCGGTCCGCCGACCGCAAAGAAACCGTTCCAGGCCCCGGCGGTGGCGTCCCCCGGATACATCGCGTTGAACCCATAGATCATGTAGCCCAACGCACCGATGCATACGATGAAGACGTTCTTGAACAGGATGTTCACAGTGTTTTTCTTCTGGCACAGGCCGGATTCAACCGTGGAGAATCCGAGGTGCATGATGAAGACCAAGGCGGCGGAGATCAGGATCCACAGGTTGTTGACCGTGAACATGGCTGCGTCCGGGCCGGCCATGAAATCCGCGTAGCCATCCGGCTCGGCTGCTTCCTCGGCCGCCGGGGCATCTGTTGCAGGGGCTGCTGGTTCCGCCACCTCTTCGGTTGGCGCCGGGGCCGCCTCATCCTGACCGTAGCCGGTCGTTGGCATGAGGGGGATTGCGAAGCAAGCCACCGCCGCAAGGGCTAGGGCTCGCAATGTCATTGGATGTCGTCTGGTCATATTGGTCGGGGTTGTCGGATATTGTGTGCCTTGCACGTGGGGATAGTTCGCCAAGTGTGCGGCGAAAGACCCCTAAGCAAGCCGCGTGCCAACCTGGCTGGCTGCTCTTTTTGGAAGTGCCGGCACGCCCCCATCCGTGCTGGAGGCGTTGGACATCGCTGCGCTTCGCCATTCAGGCCGCGCTTTCGGA comes from Akkermansiaceae bacterium and encodes:
- the amt gene encoding ammonium transporter gives rise to the protein MPTTGYGQDEAAPAPTEEVAEPAAPATDAPAAEEAAEPDGYADFMAGPDAAMFTVNNLWILISAALVFIMHLGFSTVESGLCQKKNTVNILFKNVFIVCIGALGYMIYGFNAMYPGDATAGAWNGFFAVGGPLMNGFADDATRTANVTGEYGSYTIWSDFIFQAMFAATAATIVSGAVAERVKLGSFMIYATLLVTFIYPITGSWEWGIGGWLNTVGAEKFGGEFVDFAGSSLVHAFGGFAALAAVIVLGPRAGKYTKDGVKPILPHSLPLAAIGVFLLFLGWFGFNGGSVLSADPEGVSRVFVTTAMAGFGGGLAAIFTSWIVLKKPDLSMGLNGMLAGLVGITAGAGAITPWGSVLVGAIAGALVVVSVLFFDKIKIDDPVGAISVHGVCGVWGTLAVGIFGQDGLNGGEISFMTQLVGTVSISAFAFIASLILFIILKVTLGVRVDAQEEAEGLDVAEHGSPAYTDSHA
- a CDS encoding type III pantothenate kinase, yielding MAWLLIDNSNSRTKLALGDRRGLLDWRAVLPTAELGAASLDKVLAGLGFEAVAVASVVPGKAGLIASHFGGEKPVHFINHESPLGYRFCLEHPDQIGSDRLANAVALRERHGFPGIAVDFGTAVTFSALSADGDFLGGAIAPGMAAMTSYLAGRTAQLPSIEAGEPVSAIGKTTVEAMEAGAVFGHRGMVAGILRGMLSGMPAGTKVVATGGGAAFAARGLGEIGAVDPDLTLEGIRLVARRIFCEGPGKS